A genomic region of Enterobacter hormaechei ATCC 49162 contains the following coding sequences:
- the pcoE gene encoding copper resistance system metallochaperone PcoE — MKKILVSFVAIMAAASSAMAAETMNMHDQVNNAQAPAHQMQSSAEKSAIQGDSMTMMDMSSHDQAAMSHDMMQNSNSAAHQDMAEMHKKMMKAKPGATNETAKSFSEMSEHEKAAAVHEKANNGQSSVVHQQQADKHRSQITQN; from the coding sequence ATGAAAAAGATTCTCGTATCATTTGTTGCCATTATGGCTGCCGCTTCATCTGCCATGGCTGCAGAGACAATGAACATGCATGACCAGGTAAATAATGCACAGGCACCTGCCCACCAGATGCAGTCATCTGCTGAAAAAAGTGCAATTCAGGGAGACAGCATGACAATGATGGATATGAGCAGTCACGATCAGGCCGCAATGTCCCATGACATGATGCAAAACAGCAATTCTGCTGCCCACCAGGACATGGCTGAAATGCATAAAAAAATGATGAAAGCTAAACCCGGAGCTACCAACGAAACAGCAAAGTCATTTTCTGAAATGAGCGAGCATGAGAAGGCCGCAGCTGTACATGAGAAGGCGAATAATGGTCAGTCTTCCGTTGTTCACCAGCAGCAGGCTGATAAGCATCGCAGTCAGATCACCCAGAATTAA
- a CDS encoding hydroxyacid dehydrogenase: protein MEGKRVVLVTGCDLADQAVNMLRDFDVVYAGRQPTEDQLVTLCEQHNPVAILVRYGRITARIMDAAPALQVISKHGSGIDVIDQPAAAARDIAVRSAPGANAAAVAEHTWALILACAKSVVTLDKRLRDGYWDKATHKSIELDGMTLGLIGLGAIGSRVAQVGQAFGMQVVAYDPYAKTMPSGCERANTLPDLLSRADVISLHCPLTDDNREMINADTLKYCKRNAILVNTARGGLINDEALLHALKDGTLHSAALDSFTSEPLTAPHIWQTVDNVIISPHIGGVSAASYIKMGTVAASNILDVIRVTDGATVSP, encoded by the coding sequence ATGGAAGGCAAACGCGTTGTACTGGTCACGGGATGCGACCTGGCGGACCAGGCTGTAAACATGCTGCGTGACTTTGACGTGGTGTATGCTGGCCGTCAGCCTACAGAAGATCAGCTGGTTACGCTGTGCGAACAGCACAACCCGGTGGCCATCCTGGTGCGTTACGGCAGGATAACGGCAAGGATCATGGATGCCGCCCCTGCATTACAGGTTATATCGAAACACGGAAGCGGCATTGACGTGATAGACCAGCCAGCGGCAGCGGCGCGTGATATCGCCGTTCGTTCCGCCCCTGGCGCCAATGCAGCAGCGGTTGCAGAACATACCTGGGCATTGATTCTTGCCTGTGCCAAATCCGTGGTCACCCTGGATAAACGTCTGCGCGACGGGTACTGGGATAAAGCCACGCACAAATCGATCGAGCTGGACGGCATGACGCTGGGGCTTATCGGCCTGGGGGCAATTGGCTCGCGGGTTGCGCAGGTGGGGCAGGCATTCGGCATGCAGGTTGTGGCGTATGATCCTTACGCTAAAACGATGCCTTCTGGTTGTGAACGGGCAAACACCTTACCCGACCTTTTATCCCGTGCCGATGTTATCTCCCTGCATTGTCCGCTCACTGACGACAACAGAGAGATGATCAACGCAGACACACTCAAGTACTGTAAACGTAACGCGATTCTGGTTAACACGGCGCGCGGCGGGTTAATTAACGATGAAGCCCTGTTACACGCTCTGAAGGATGGAACCTTGCACAGCGCGGCACTCGACAGCTTTACCAGCGAGCCACTGACCGCCCCGCACATATGGCAAACCGTCGATAACGTCATCATTTCGCCGCATATTGGCGGCGTCAGCGCAGCGTCATACATCAAGATGGGAACCGTGGCCGCCAGCAATATTCTGGACGTTATACGCGTGACTGACGGCGCCACCGTCAGCCCGTGA
- the pcoR gene encoding copper response regulator transcription factor PcoR produces MQRILIVEDEQKTGRYLQQGLVEEGYQADLFNNGRDGLGAASKGQYDLIILDVMLPFLDGWQIISALRESGHEEPVLFLTAKDNVRDKVKGLELGADDYLIKPFDFTELVARVRTLLRRARSQAATVCTIADMTVDMVRRTVIRSGKKIHLTGKEYVLLELLLQRTGEVLPRSLISSLVWNMNFDSDTNVIDVAVRRLRSKIDDDFEPKLIHTVRGAGYVLEIREE; encoded by the coding sequence ATGCAGCGTATTTTAATCGTTGAAGACGAACAAAAAACAGGTCGTTACCTGCAGCAGGGACTGGTTGAGGAAGGCTATCAGGCCGATCTCTTTAATAATGGCCGCGATGGTCTCGGGGCCGCGTCGAAGGGACAGTATGATTTGATAATACTGGACGTGATGCTGCCTTTCCTCGACGGGTGGCAAATCATCAGCGCACTGAGGGAGTCCGGGCACGAAGAACCGGTCCTGTTTTTAACCGCAAAGGACAACGTGCGGGACAAAGTGAAAGGACTGGAGCTTGGCGCAGATGACTACCTGATTAAGCCCTTTGATTTTACGGAGCTGGTTGCACGTGTAAGAACCCTACTGCGCCGGGCACGCTCGCAGGCCGCAACAGTCTGCACCATCGCCGATATGACCGTTGATATGGTGCGCCGGACCGTGATCCGTTCGGGGAAGAAGATCCATCTCACCGGTAAAGAATACGTTCTGCTTGAGTTGCTGCTGCAACGCACCGGAGAAGTGTTACCCAGGAGTCTTATCTCGTCCCTGGTCTGGAACATGAATTTTGACAGTGATACGAATGTGATTGATGTCGCCGTGAGACGTCTGAGAAGTAAAATTGATGATGACTTTGAGCCAAAACTGATCCATACCGTTCGCGGTGCCGGATATGTCCTGGAGATCAGAGAAGAGTGA
- a CDS encoding RraA family protein codes for MSASETSLINRQVERVSTEQVHQAAEYQAAILADVAGRRGTLHGRIKPLAPHMAVAGPAVTVEVRPGDNLAIHAAMAVAQPGDVLVVDGKGDLTCALLGEIMATQAQASGIAGIIIDGAVRDADTLSKGHYPVFAAGLNPCGPTKSIPGRVNHPISIAGATVQAGDLVVADIDGVVVIPRDEVQAVIAMAKGKLETETRRLAAIREGDLRPHWLNDALRKAGMLSDGETL; via the coding sequence ATGTCCGCATCTGAAACATCATTGATTAATCGTCAGGTCGAGCGCGTATCGACTGAACAGGTTCACCAGGCTGCCGAGTATCAGGCCGCCATACTGGCGGATGTTGCCGGTCGCCGCGGTACCCTGCATGGTCGTATCAAACCGCTCGCGCCTCACATGGCCGTTGCAGGCCCGGCAGTTACCGTGGAGGTGCGCCCGGGAGATAATCTGGCCATCCATGCCGCCATGGCCGTCGCACAGCCTGGCGATGTGTTGGTTGTTGACGGGAAAGGCGATCTGACCTGTGCGCTGCTCGGTGAGATTATGGCAACGCAGGCCCAGGCAAGCGGTATTGCGGGCATCATCATTGACGGGGCGGTACGTGATGCCGATACCCTGAGTAAAGGGCATTACCCCGTCTTCGCCGCCGGTCTTAACCCCTGTGGCCCAACAAAATCAATTCCTGGCCGGGTTAATCACCCTATCTCAATCGCTGGCGCGACGGTGCAAGCCGGGGATCTGGTGGTCGCGGATATCGACGGTGTGGTGGTGATCCCGCGTGATGAAGTGCAGGCCGTTATCGCCATGGCCAAAGGGAAACTCGAAACAGAGACCCGACGTCTTGCTGCGATTCGTGAGGGTGATTTACGTCCACACTGGCTTAACGACGCGCTGCGTAAGGCGGGCATGTTATCTGACGGGGAGACGCTGTAA
- the pcoS gene encoding copper resistance membrane spanning protein PcoS codes for MRFKISLTTRLSLIFSAVMLTVWWLSSFILISTLNGYFDNQDRDFLTGKLQLTEEFLKTETFRNKTDIKSLSEKINDAMVGHNGLFISIKNMENEKIVELYAKNSVVPAVLLNKSGDILDYMIQTEENNTVYRSISRRVAVTPEQGKSKHVIITVATDTGYHTLFMDKLSTWLFWFNIGLVFISVFLGWLTTRIGLKPLREMTSLASSMTVHSLDQRLNPDLAPPEISETMQEFNNMFDRLEGAFRKLSDFSSDIAHELRTPVSNLMMQTQFALAKERDVSHYREILFANLEELKRLSRMTSDMLFLARSEHGLLRLDKHDVDLAAELNELRELFEPLADETGKTITVEGEGVVAGDSDMLRRAFSNLLSNAIKYSPDNTCTAIHLERDSDCVNVMITNTMSGQVPANLERLFDRFYRADSSRFYNTEGAGLGLSITRSIIHAHGGELSAEQQGREIVFKVRLLMD; via the coding sequence GTGAGGTTCAAAATTTCCCTGACCACACGCCTGAGCCTGATTTTTTCTGCGGTGATGCTTACGGTATGGTGGTTATCAAGTTTTATCCTGATTAGCACCCTTAATGGCTATTTCGATAATCAGGACCGCGATTTTCTGACAGGTAAACTTCAGCTCACCGAAGAGTTTCTTAAAACAGAGACGTTCAGGAACAAAACGGATATTAAGTCATTATCAGAAAAAATAAACGATGCGATGGTGGGGCACAATGGCTTATTCATTTCTATAAAAAACATGGAAAATGAAAAAATTGTTGAACTCTATGCCAAAAATTCTGTTGTTCCAGCGGTCCTGCTTAATAAGTCGGGTGATATTCTCGACTATATGATCCAGACGGAAGAAAATAACACCGTGTACCGCAGTATCTCGCGGCGGGTTGCCGTGACGCCGGAACAGGGTAAAAGCAAACATGTCATCATTACGGTTGCCACGGATACTGGGTATCACACCCTGTTTATGGACAAACTCAGTACCTGGCTGTTCTGGTTCAATATCGGTCTGGTCTTTATTTCTGTTTTTCTGGGCTGGCTGACCACACGTATTGGTCTGAAACCGCTACGGGAAATGACCAGTCTGGCTTCCTCCATGACCGTACACAGCCTGGATCAGCGTCTAAATCCCGATCTGGCTCCGCCGGAAATCTCTGAGACCATGCAGGAGTTCAATAATATGTTTGATCGCCTGGAGGGGGCATTCCGGAAACTGTCAGATTTCTCGTCTGACATCGCGCATGAGCTGCGCACACCAGTCAGTAATCTGATGATGCAGACGCAGTTTGCACTGGCTAAGGAAAGGGATGTTTCGCATTACCGCGAAATTTTATTCGCTAACCTGGAAGAACTGAAAAGGTTGTCACGAATGACCAGTGACATGCTTTTTCTGGCACGTTCAGAGCATGGTCTGCTGCGGCTGGATAAACATGATGTGGATCTGGCAGCCGAACTGAATGAATTACGTGAGTTGTTCGAGCCCCTGGCAGACGAAACAGGAAAGACAATCACGGTTGAAGGAGAGGGCGTTGTTGCCGGAGACAGCGATATGCTCCGACGTGCTTTCAGTAACCTGCTTTCCAATGCAATCAAGTATTCTCCCGATAACACCTGTACAGCGATACACCTTGAGCGTGACAGTGACTGTGTGAACGTGATGATTACGAATACGATGTCCGGCCAGGTTCCCGCTAATCTGGAACGTTTGTTTGACCGGTTCTATCGCGCAGACTCATCAAGGTTCTACAACACGGAAGGCGCGGGGCTGGGATTATCAATTACAAGGTCGATCATTCATGCTCACGGCGGCGAGCTGTCAGCAGAACAGCAGGGGCGTGAAATTGTGTTCAAAGTGCGCCTGTTAATGGATTAA
- the pcoC gene encoding copper resistance system metallochaperone PcoC produces the protein MSILNKAILTGGLVMGVAFSAMAHPELKSSVPQADSAVAAPEKIQLNFSENLTVKFSGAKLTMTGMKGMSSHSPMPVAAKVAPGADPKSMVIIPREPLPAGTYRVDWRAVSSDTHPITGNYTFTVK, from the coding sequence ATGTCGATTTTAAATAAAGCCATTCTTACAGGTGGCCTCGTTATGGGCGTTGCTTTCTCTGCTATGGCCCATCCGGAATTAAAAAGCTCTGTGCCACAGGCTGATTCAGCCGTAGCGGCCCCGGAAAAGATTCAGCTTAATTTCTCGGAAAATCTGACCGTGAAATTCTCAGGTGCAAAATTAACGATGACGGGTATGAAAGGCATGTCATCACATTCTCCGATGCCGGTCGCGGCAAAAGTGGCGCCAGGCGCTGACCCTAAATCGATGGTCATTATTCCGCGAGAGCCTTTACCCGCTGGCACTTATCGTGTTGACTGGCGCGCGGTTTCTTCAGATACGCACCCTATTACCGGTAATTACACCTTTACAGTGAAGTAA